One Georgenia wutianyii DNA segment encodes these proteins:
- a CDS encoding flavodoxin domain-containing protein encodes MRILVVSASKHSATSEIAAAISTGLESLGHTVRHEPAQSADIGDAEAVVLGSAVYMSRWMAHARDFAERHAAELAKLPTWVFSVGLAGAEADEPEKVEPRIVAAVDPVGTATFAGRIDPELLNFRERSVARLVKAPQGDLRDWDAVDAFSRRIDAELAEHLAPGS; translated from the coding sequence ATGCGAATCCTCGTCGTCTCCGCCTCGAAGCACTCGGCCACCTCCGAGATCGCCGCGGCGATCTCGACGGGGCTGGAATCACTCGGCCACACGGTCCGGCACGAACCCGCCCAGAGCGCCGACATCGGCGACGCCGAGGCCGTCGTCCTCGGCTCCGCCGTCTACATGTCGCGCTGGATGGCGCACGCGCGCGACTTCGCCGAGCGGCACGCCGCCGAGCTGGCCAAACTGCCCACCTGGGTGTTCTCCGTCGGCCTGGCCGGAGCCGAGGCCGACGAGCCGGAGAAGGTCGAGCCGCGGATCGTCGCGGCCGTCGACCCGGTCGGGACCGCGACCTTTGCCGGCCGCATCGACCCGGAGCTGCTCAACTTCCGCGAGCGCTCGGTCGCCCGGCTCGTCAAGGCGCCGCAGGGGGACCTGCGCGACTGGGACGCCGTCGACGCCTTCTCCCGCCGCATCGACGCCGAGCTCGCCGAGCACCTCGCCCCCGGCAGCTAG